A genomic window from Methanobrevibacter sp. TLL-48-HuF1 includes:
- the hisC gene encoding histidinol-phosphate transaminase, whose protein sequence is MKPRAIVSEMDSYVPGKSQDEIASEFNLNKDEIIKLGSNENPFGPSTKAIEAIENECKNINRYPESVLNELQQELANYSGVKQSQIIIGGDGADEIIDVLAKTFINEGDEFIVPLPSYMYYEYLLQQYGARPVYAEWNMNENKLDIDSVLNSITDKTKMIFLCTPNNPTGTLIDKKDIKDIASKNPDVLIVVDEAYFEYAEVTNKDLINEFDNIFIIRTMSKVMGLAGMRTGYGLACSEIIEYMHRIKPVFSLTRLSYVAALNTLRDKDYIETSIEKGIESREYLYNELSKIDSLNVFPSKSNFMLIGIKDTGFTASEFAVELMKKGVIVRDCTSFKGLDEYWIRISICTLEEDKKFIEIVKEVLS, encoded by the coding sequence ATGAAACCAAGGGCAATAGTTAGTGAAATGGATTCTTATGTTCCAGGTAAATCTCAGGATGAGATAGCTAGCGAATTTAACTTAAATAAAGATGAAATAATTAAATTAGGATCTAATGAAAATCCATTTGGCCCATCTACTAAAGCTATTGAAGCTATTGAAAATGAATGTAAAAATATAAACAGATATCCGGAATCAGTTTTAAATGAGCTTCAACAGGAATTAGCTAATTACTCGGGGGTTAAACAATCCCAGATTATTATTGGCGGTGATGGTGCTGATGAAATCATTGATGTTTTAGCTAAAACATTTATTAATGAAGGAGATGAGTTTATTGTACCTCTGCCTTCATATATGTATTATGAATATTTATTGCAGCAATATGGTGCTCGTCCAGTTTATGCCGAATGGAATATGAATGAAAATAAATTGGATATTGATTCAGTTTTAAATTCTATAACTGACAAAACAAAAATGATTTTCTTATGCACTCCAAATAATCCTACCGGTACTTTAATTGATAAAAAGGATATTAAAGACATTGCATCTAAAAATCCTGATGTTTTAATTGTCGTAGATGAAGCTTACTTTGAGTATGCTGAAGTTACTAACAAGGATTTAATCAATGAATTTGACAATATTTTCATTATCAGAACAATGTCTAAAGTAATGGGATTAGCTGGAATGAGAACGGGTTATGGTTTGGCCTGTAGCGAGATTATTGAATATATGCACAGAATCAAACCAGTATTTTCTCTAACAAGATTGTCTTATGTAGCTGCTCTTAATACTTTAAGAGATAAGGACTACATTGAAACATCTATTGAAAAAGGAATTGAAAGTAGGGAATATCTTTATAATGAACTGTCAAAAATTGATTCATTAAATGTTTTCCCTTCAAAATCTAATTTTATGCTGATCGGCATAAAAGACACAGGATTTACAGCATCTGAATTTGCAGTGGAGCTTATGAAAAAAGGTGTCATTGTAAGAGACTGTACTTCATTTAAAGGACTGGATGAATATTGGATTAGAATAAGTATCTGTACTTTGGAAGAAGATAAAAAATTCATTGAAATTGTAAAAGAGGTATTGTCATAA
- a CDS encoding gamma carbonic anhydrase family protein, whose amino-acid sequence MENKKDSVVICPGAQVLGDVELGEDVSIWHGAVVRGDVDSIKIGNNSNVQDNCVLHCTEDFPITIGDNVSIGHGAVVHGCTLEDNVLIGMNATVLNGAHIGKNSIVGAGAVVSEGKEFPEGSLILGVPGKLIKEVSPEQIEHIQENADNYKKLSKQYK is encoded by the coding sequence ATGGAAAATAAAAAAGACTCTGTTGTAATATGTCCTGGTGCACAAGTACTCGGTGATGTTGAATTAGGTGAAGATGTATCAATTTGGCATGGTGCTGTTGTTAGAGGTGATGTAGATTCTATTAAAATAGGTAACAACTCCAATGTACAGGATAACTGTGTGTTACATTGTACTGAAGATTTTCCAATAACAATTGGAGATAATGTATCTATAGGTCATGGTGCTGTTGTTCATGGCTGTACTTTAGAAGACAATGTATTAATCGGAATGAATGCAACTGTGTTAAATGGTGCACATATAGGTAAAAATTCTATTGTAGGTGCCGGAGCTGTTGTAAGTGAAGGTAAAGAATTCCCTGAAGGCAGCCTAATCTTAGGAGTTCCGGGCAAACTAATAAAAGAAGTTTCTCCTGAACAAATTGAACATATTCAGGAAAACGCAGATAATTACAAAAAACTTTCAAAACAATATAAATAA
- the glmU gene encoding bifunctional sugar-1-phosphate nucleotidylyltransferase/acetyltransferase has translation MKLKAIILSAGEGSRMRPLTLTKPKTMLPVAGKPIIQYNIESLRDNGITDILLIVRYKEEMVRNYFGDGSDFGVNISYKTQKDFLGTANAISYGEDFIDDSIIVLNGDIILDDEIIHEIIKKYNYLTPDTLMLLTEVEDPSAFGVVEIENGNIKSIVEKPKREEAPSNLVNAGIYIFNKDIFDKIRKTEISERGEYEITDSVSLQIKDNKTVIGHKTSKDWIDVGRPWELIEVNEDLIGKLKTEIKGTIEDGAFIHGEVFLDEGSVIKAGVYIEGNVYIGKNCDIGPNSYIRGNTYFGDNVHVGNAVEIKNSIIMENTNVSHLSYVGDSVIGSNCNIAAGTNIANLRFDNATIKTKIKNQKIDSGRRKLGAIIGDSVKTGINSSFSPGVKVGHNSTIGSGVLLYEDLPSDTRVLEKQTHIVQKKKKKN, from the coding sequence ATGAAATTGAAAGCTATAATTTTAAGTGCCGGCGAAGGTTCTAGAATGAGGCCGCTGACCCTTACAAAACCTAAAACAATGTTGCCGGTAGCTGGAAAACCAATTATTCAGTATAATATTGAGTCTTTAAGAGACAATGGTATAACTGATATTTTACTTATTGTACGTTATAAAGAGGAAATGGTTAGAAATTACTTTGGAGACGGAAGTGATTTTGGTGTTAATATTTCCTATAAAACTCAAAAAGACTTTTTAGGAACAGCTAATGCTATTTCATATGGTGAAGATTTTATTGATGATAGTATTATAGTTTTAAATGGAGATATTATACTTGATGATGAAATTATTCATGAAATAATTAAGAAGTATAATTATTTAACACCTGATACTTTAATGCTTTTAACTGAAGTGGAAGATCCTTCAGCATTTGGTGTTGTTGAAATTGAAAACGGAAATATTAAAAGCATTGTAGAAAAACCAAAACGTGAAGAGGCACCAAGTAATCTGGTTAATGCTGGAATTTACATATTCAATAAAGATATTTTTGACAAAATTCGTAAAACAGAAATCTCTGAAAGGGGTGAATATGAAATTACTGATTCAGTATCTTTGCAAATTAAAGATAATAAAACAGTTATCGGCCATAAAACTTCTAAAGATTGGATTGATGTTGGCAGGCCATGGGAATTAATTGAAGTAAATGAAGATTTAATCGGCAAACTTAAAACAGAAATTAAAGGAACAATTGAAGATGGTGCATTTATTCATGGTGAAGTATTTTTAGATGAGGGAAGTGTTATTAAAGCCGGTGTGTACATTGAAGGAAATGTGTACATTGGTAAAAACTGTGATATAGGTCCTAACTCTTATATTCGTGGAAACACTTACTTTGGTGACAATGTTCATGTTGGAAATGCTGTTGAGATTAAAAACTCAATTATTATGGAAAATACCAATGTCAGTCATTTAAGTTATGTAGGTGACTCTGTTATTGGTTCTAACTGTAATATAGCAGCAGGAACAAATATAGCTAATTTGCGTTTTGATAATGCAACTATTAAAACCAAAATCAAAAATCAAAAAATAGACAGTGGAAGACGTAAGTTAGGAGCTATTATTGGCGATTCTGTAAAAACAGGTATTAATTCAAGTTTTTCTCCAGGTGTAAAAGTAGGTCATAACTCTACTATAGGATCTGGTGTTTTATTATATGAGGATTTGCCTTCTGATACAAGAGTATTGGAAAAGCAAACTCACATTGTTCAAAAGAAAAAGAAAAAAAATTAA
- the glmM gene encoding phosphoglucosamine mutase, which produces MLINLELKRVDLMAVKKLFGTSGIRGKINSEVTCELALNVGKSLAYYLGNEGTVVLGYDTRTTNVMLDQAICAGLLESGVDVIKIGMVPTPLVGYATDKLGADAGIMLTASHNPSQYNGIKIWNSNGMAYTSVQEAEIEEIYSNKSYTSVSWDKVGSLKVNEEIKGKYIDDLVSMVNIKPGLKVVIDCASGAGSEISPLVFRKAGCEVTALNSQPDGFFPGRNPEPNAENLQNLMKTVVAIGADLGIAHDGDADRMITIDENGNISPFDSLLALMSKEFDGDIVTTVDAGLCMDESVKGNVLRTKVGDVNVAEVIIEKDAAFGGEPSGTWLHPDFCMCPDGILSGLRMAELVSNKGKLSELLLEIPSYPNIREKITCSKEAKTAVMENMEDLLKDSFDDIKEINSIDGVRLTFNDDSWVLVRPSGTEDYIRITLESKDSTKAQAIKETCVKIIKENI; this is translated from the coding sequence ATGCTCATAAATTTGGAGCTTAAAAGAGTTGATTTAATGGCTGTTAAAAAACTGTTTGGAACTTCAGGAATCCGGGGGAAAATAAATTCTGAAGTTACCTGTGAACTTGCATTAAATGTCGGTAAATCTTTAGCTTACTATTTAGGTAATGAAGGAACTGTAGTTTTAGGTTATGATACAAGAACTACCAATGTAATGCTTGACCAGGCTATCTGTGCAGGTTTGCTTGAAAGCGGAGTAGATGTAATTAAAATAGGTATGGTTCCGACTCCTTTAGTAGGTTATGCTACTGATAAATTAGGAGCAGATGCCGGAATAATGTTAACTGCATCACATAATCCTTCACAGTACAATGGGATTAAAATATGGAATTCTAACGGAATGGCATATACATCAGTTCAGGAAGCTGAAATTGAAGAAATCTATTCAAATAAATCCTACACTTCAGTAAGCTGGGATAAAGTTGGTAGCTTAAAAGTTAATGAAGAAATTAAAGGAAAATACATTGATGATTTAGTAAGTATGGTAAATATTAAACCAGGATTAAAAGTTGTTATTGATTGTGCTTCAGGTGCTGGAAGCGAAATATCTCCTTTGGTATTTAGAAAAGCCGGATGTGAGGTAACAGCTCTCAATTCTCAGCCTGACGGATTTTTCCCAGGAAGAAATCCAGAACCAAATGCAGAAAACCTGCAAAATTTAATGAAAACTGTAGTAGCTATCGGAGCAGATTTGGGAATTGCTCATGATGGGGATGCAGACAGAATGATTACAATTGATGAAAACGGAAATATTTCACCATTTGACTCTTTACTTGCATTGATGTCTAAAGAATTTGATGGAGATATAGTTACTACTGTAGATGCAGGTTTATGTATGGATGAATCTGTAAAAGGTAATGTTTTAAGAACTAAAGTCGGAGATGTAAATGTAGCTGAAGTTATAATAGAAAAAGATGCTGCATTTGGAGGAGAACCTTCAGGAACATGGCTGCATCCTGATTTCTGTATGTGTCCTGACGGTATTCTTTCAGGTTTGAGAATGGCTGAACTTGTATCAAACAAAGGTAAATTGTCTGAATTGCTCTTAGAGATTCCTTCTTATCCCAATATCCGTGAAAAAATAACCTGTTCTAAAGAAGCTAAAACAGCAGTTATGGAAAACATGGAAGATTTATTGAAAGACAGTTTTGATGATATTAAAGAAATTAATTCCATTGATGGTGTTAGATTAACTTTCAATGATGACAGCTGGGTTTTAGTAAGGCCTTCAGGAACTGAAGATTATATCAGAATAACTTTAGAGTCTAAAGACAGCACAAAAGCTCAGGCAATTAAAGAAACCTGTGTTAAAATCATAAAAGAAAATATTTAA
- a CDS encoding 2,3-bisphosphoglycerate-independent phosphoglycerate mutase: protein MKGIVLVMDGMGDRPLKEFDNQTPLQAANTPNMDEMAKNGITGIMDSIAPGIIPGSDTAHLSILGYDPYEVYTGRGPFEAAGVGVDVIPGDIAFRCNFSTADENGIVTDRRAGRIREGTHEIVEVLNTMVLEDYPDIKIIFKESTGHRAVLVLRGEGLSDKVSDADPKVEGNKPKEVIALDDSEEAKKTADILNKLVAKSYEMIKDHPVNLERIENNEPPANIIIPRGAGEVPVVEALNDKYEVNSACIAETGLIMGIGRFAGMDIVEMDEVTGGIDTNLENIRDTILDQVKNSDHDFFLINIDGADEAGHDGQAIEKRDFIEKVDRVVMSELKKLEDVYIFLTADHSTPISVLNHSGDPVPVIITGPEVRVDDVCEYSEVAVAKGGLCRIRGSDVMNIMMDLMNYAHKFGA, encoded by the coding sequence ATGAAGGGAATAGTTTTAGTTATGGATGGTATGGGGGACCGTCCACTTAAAGAATTTGATAATCAAACCCCTCTCCAAGCAGCTAACACTCCAAATATGGATGAAATGGCTAAAAATGGTATAACTGGAATTATGGATTCAATAGCTCCGGGAATTATACCTGGTAGTGATACTGCTCATTTATCTATTTTAGGTTATGACCCATATGAAGTATACACCGGAAGAGGTCCTTTTGAAGCAGCTGGTGTTGGAGTGGATGTTATTCCTGGAGATATTGCATTCAGATGTAATTTCTCAACAGCTGACGAAAATGGTATAGTTACTGACAGGCGTGCAGGAAGAATCAGAGAGGGAACTCATGAAATCGTTGAAGTGTTAAATACAATGGTTCTGGAAGATTATCCTGACATTAAAATTATTTTTAAAGAATCAACTGGCCACAGAGCAGTTTTAGTATTGAGAGGTGAAGGTCTTTCAGATAAAGTAAGTGATGCTGATCCTAAAGTGGAAGGAAACAAACCTAAAGAGGTTATAGCTTTAGATGATTCTGAAGAAGCTAAAAAAACTGCAGATATCTTAAATAAATTAGTAGCTAAATCTTATGAAATGATTAAAGACCATCCGGTTAATTTGGAAAGAATAGAAAACAATGAACCTCCAGCAAATATTATTATTCCTCGTGGTGCAGGAGAAGTTCCGGTTGTAGAAGCTCTAAATGACAAATATGAAGTTAATTCTGCATGTATTGCTGAAACTGGCCTTATTATGGGAATAGGCAGATTTGCAGGTATGGATATTGTTGAGATGGATGAGGTTACTGGTGGAATTGACACCAATTTGGAAAATATCAGAGACACTATCCTTGATCAGGTTAAAAATTCAGACCATGACTTTTTCCTGATAAACATTGACGGAGCAGATGAAGCAGGTCATGACGGACAGGCTATTGAAAAACGTGACTTCATTGAAAAAGTTGACAGAGTTGTTATGAGCGAACTTAAAAAACTTGAAGATGTTTATATTTTCTTAACTGCTGATCATTCAACTCCAATTTCTGTTTTAAACCATTCAGGTGATCCAGTACCTGTTATTATCACAGGCCCTGAAGTAAGAGTAGATGATGTTTGTGAATACTCTGAAGTAGCTGTTGCAAAAGGAGGGCTTTGCAGAATTAGGGGATCTGATGTTATGAATATCATGATGGATTTAATGAACTATGCTCATAAATTTGGAGCTTAA
- a CDS encoding TIGR00297 family protein: protein MVEKLIMINWGYVLILFLLGFLTYKRKSLDALGSVVMIVMGIIIIFSAGFNWLLLILIFLILSLVATKFSKSYKKSLGEFEGRRTTKNVISNGIVAVMMAAFGGYYLSFVGGFIGAIATATADTLASEIGVLHQPRLITTFKKVEPGTDGAVSVLGTVAGMVGAAVIGICAYLLGIIHDPVLGVILAVIPGTLGCFMDSILGAVFERKDLLTNEHVNLIATITGALIGILLV from the coding sequence ATGGTTGAAAAGTTAATAATGATTAATTGGGGTTATGTTTTAATTCTATTTTTATTAGGGTTCTTAACATACAAAAGAAAATCCTTAGATGCTCTTGGATCAGTTGTTATGATTGTTATGGGTATTATCATTATTTTTTCAGCGGGATTTAACTGGTTATTATTAATTTTGATATTCCTTATTTTAAGTTTGGTAGCTACAAAATTCTCAAAATCATATAAAAAATCTTTAGGAGAATTTGAAGGTAGAAGGACTACTAAAAATGTTATTTCAAATGGTATTGTAGCAGTTATGATGGCAGCATTTGGCGGTTACTATTTATCATTTGTCGGAGGATTTATTGGAGCAATAGCTACTGCAACAGCAGATACTTTAGCTAGTGAAATAGGAGTATTGCACCAGCCTAGATTAATTACTACTTTTAAAAAGGTCGAACCGGGAACTGATGGGGCAGTATCTGTTTTAGGAACTGTTGCAGGTATGGTTGGTGCAGCTGTTATTGGTATTTGTGCTTATTTGCTTGGAATTATTCATGATCCTGTTTTAGGTGTTATTTTAGCAGTTATTCCGGGAACATTAGGCTGTTTTATGGACAGTATCCTTGGAGCAGTCTTTGAGAGAAAAGATTTACTTACAAATGAACATGTAAATCTTATAGCTACTATTACCGGAGCTTTAATTGGTATTTTACTTGTTTAA
- a CDS encoding LemA family protein produces the protein MGHIIPGSSVYVLIILIILAGIISYTISIYNDLVTKRNQVKSSWSKIDVQLKRRTDLIPNLVEIVKGYAQHEKETFSQVSQARASLMNARNIDDIQKSNSQLSRSLVNLFAIAERYPELKANTNFLNLQGQIQESEDKIAIYRERFNNFVLVYNNSCEQFPGNLVAQMFGFKTANFIEISEDEKAVPKVQF, from the coding sequence ATGGGACATATTATCCCTGGAAGTTCCGTTTATGTTTTAATTATATTAATAATCCTTGCAGGAATCATCAGCTACACCATTTCAATTTACAATGACTTAGTGACTAAAAGAAACCAGGTAAAAAGTTCCTGGAGTAAAATTGATGTTCAGTTAAAAAGAAGAACTGATTTAATTCCGAATTTAGTGGAAATTGTTAAAGGTTATGCCCAACACGAAAAAGAGACATTCAGTCAGGTAAGTCAGGCTAGAGCTTCATTAATGAATGCAAGAAATATTGATGATATACAGAAATCCAATTCTCAGCTATCCAGAAGTCTTGTTAATTTATTCGCAATAGCTGAAAGGTATCCTGAACTAAAAGCCAATACAAACTTTTTAAATTTGCAGGGACAGATACAGGAAAGTGAAGATAAAATAGCTATTTATAGAGAAAGATTCAATAATTTTGTTTTAGTCTACAATAACAGCTGTGAACAGTTTCCAGGCAATTTAGTTGCACAGATGTTCGGATTTAAAACTGCGAACTTTATTGAAATTTCTGAAGATGAAAAAGCTGTACCGAAAGTGCAGTTCTGA
- a CDS encoding 30S ribosomal protein S3ae codes for MAKAKTRRRVRDTWKEKSWYTIKTPVNFEDKEIGETPARDPDYLIGRGVEVTMRELSGDFSKQYIKLRFEIDNVAGDVANTKFTGHKTTTDYVRSMIRRGTSRIDASSIVKTKDDRKVKLHVLAVTTRRAKSSQQKYMRQVINDLLAETAAEKSFDELIKLVVNGKLASEVYHNAKKIYPLKRVEIIKSKVLN; via the coding sequence ATGGCAAAAGCAAAAACAAGACGTAGAGTACGTGATACATGGAAAGAAAAATCCTGGTATACTATTAAAACACCAGTAAACTTTGAAGACAAAGAAATTGGAGAAACTCCAGCAAGAGATCCTGATTACCTTATTGGTAGGGGAGTAGAAGTTACTATGAGGGAATTATCCGGTGACTTTTCCAAACAATACATCAAACTCAGATTTGAAATTGACAATGTAGCAGGAGATGTTGCAAACACCAAATTCACTGGTCACAAAACTACTACTGATTATGTAAGAAGTATGATTAGAAGAGGAACCAGTAGAATCGATGCTTCTTCTATTGTTAAAACTAAAGATGACCGTAAAGTTAAACTTCATGTACTTGCAGTAACTACCAGAAGGGCTAAATCTTCCCAACAAAAATACATGAGACAAGTTATTAATGATTTATTGGCTGAAACTGCAGCAGAAAAATCTTTCGATGAATTAATAAAACTTGTTGTAAACGGTAAATTAGCATCTGAAGTTTATCACAATGCTAAAAAAATCTACCCTCTCAAAAGAGTGGAAATTATCAAAAGTAAAGTATTAAACTAA
- a CDS encoding NifB/NifX family molybdenum-iron cluster-binding protein, translating into MRIALASSNGDAVDLHLGKAVSLAIYDVVDDKFDFVETRKVAIDKNAKHQGGDVIQKCNDCDVIISTQHGFKSKIKAEDAGIKLVSDEGPVEEVLQRYIDHYNFMNS; encoded by the coding sequence ATGAGAATTGCACTTGCATCTTCTAACGGAGATGCTGTTGATTTGCATTTGGGAAAAGCAGTATCATTAGCTATTTATGATGTAGTTGATGATAAATTTGATTTTGTTGAAACAAGAAAAGTAGCTATTGATAAGAATGCTAAACATCAGGGTGGAGATGTTATTCAAAAATGCAATGACTGTGATGTTATAATTTCTACTCAGCACGGATTCAAATCTAAAATTAAAGCAGAAGATGCAGGTATTAAACTGGTTAGTGATGAAGGTCCTGTTGAGGAGGTTTTACAAAGATATATTGATCACTATAATTTTATGAATAGCTAA
- a CDS encoding flavodoxin family protein produces MAKVILLNSSPRANSNTQDVLEVCAEEIEKNGVEAEIISLRGKQIQSCIACNGCAGTGNCVLNDGLEEVIEKIRHADGFIPAAPVYFGTARGDIMAALQRIGKVSRGNDKFLDWMVGGPIAVARRGGQTLTLQEMTMFFPINNMIIAGSTYWNMVFAGPEGTALDDSEGIDTIKLFGQNVANIIKKLVD; encoded by the coding sequence ATGGCAAAAGTTATATTATTAAATTCTAGTCCACGAGCTAACAGCAACACTCAGGATGTTCTGGAAGTTTGTGCTGAAGAAATTGAGAAAAATGGTGTTGAAGCTGAAATCATATCTTTAAGAGGAAAACAGATACAGTCCTGTATTGCATGTAACGGATGTGCCGGAACTGGAAACTGTGTTTTAAATGACGGTTTAGAGGAAGTCATTGAAAAAATCAGACATGCTGACGGATTTATTCCTGCAGCACCAGTTTACTTTGGAACTGCAAGAGGAGATATAATGGCTGCTCTTCAAAGGATTGGTAAAGTTTCAAGAGGAAATGACAAATTTTTAGACTGGATGGTTGGAGGTCCGATTGCTGTTGCAAGACGCGGTGGGCAAACTTTAACCTTACAGGAAATGACAATGTTTTTCCCAATTAACAATATGATAATAGCTGGAAGCACTTACTGGAATATGGTATTTGCAGGTCCTGAAGGTACAGCTTTAGATGACAGTGAAGGAATAGACACTATTAAGTTATTTGGGCAAAATGTTGCCAATATAATTAAAAAATTAGTTGATTAA
- the mtnP gene encoding S-methyl-5'-thioadenosine phosphorylase, which yields MIGIIGGSGVYEITQKADNVEKKVVKTDYGDVEVSVLDIFNKTVVFIPRHASGHSIPPHKINFRANIDALKNVGVTQIIATNSVGSMNLEMPPGSFVIPDDFLDFTENRDKTYFEDHVVHVDVTEPYCSRLRDIIADCGEVITGGTYVCTQGPRFETPAEIKMFKLLGGDLVGMTGVPEVTLARERAICYNSICIVSNYASGISQDNLTIDEVFEMVKAKEEDLMVLIYEIIKHLDDDFDCPCQHALNGAEV from the coding sequence ATGATTGGAATTATTGGCGGCAGTGGAGTTTACGAAATAACTCAAAAGGCAGATAATGTTGAAAAAAAAGTAGTTAAAACAGATTATGGGGATGTTGAAGTTTCTGTTTTAGATATATTTAATAAAACAGTAGTTTTTATTCCAAGGCATGCTTCAGGACATAGTATTCCTCCACATAAAATCAATTTCAGAGCTAATATTGATGCACTTAAGAATGTGGGAGTTACACAGATAATAGCTACCAATTCTGTCGGATCTATGAATCTGGAAATGCCTCCGGGGTCATTTGTAATTCCTGATGACTTTTTAGATTTTACCGAAAACAGAGACAAAACCTACTTTGAAGACCATGTTGTTCATGTAGATGTAACTGAACCTTATTGCAGCCGTTTAAGGGATATAATAGCTGATTGCGGTGAAGTTATTACTGGAGGAACATATGTCTGTACACAGGGGCCTAGATTTGAAACACCTGCTGAAATTAAAATGTTCAAACTTCTTGGAGGAGATCTGGTAGGTATGACTGGAGTTCCTGAAGTAACACTTGCCCGTGAAAGGGCAATCTGTTATAACTCAATTTGCATAGTTTCAAATTATGCATCTGGAATTTCACAGGATAATTTAACTATTGATGAAGTATTTGAAATGGTTAAAGCTAAAGAGGAAGATTTGATGGTTTTAATTTATGAAATTATTAAGCATTTGGATGATGATTTTGACTGTCCATGTCAGCATGCTTTAAACGGTGCTGAAGTTTAA
- a CDS encoding RtcB family protein: MGIKDKIKKVRDNVYEVPGSVNKKMRASGRLYLDDESFEALEDGAIDQIVNIACLPGVHRYAIGLPDIHFGYGFPIGGVAAFSEKNGIVSPGGVGFDINCGVRLIKTNLKQSDIEDKLDELIEALFKNIPSGVGSKGKIKLKENEIDDVLNFGAEWAVENGYGWEEDLEVLEENGRIKEADSTKVSDKAKRRGIPQLGSLGSGNHFLEIQVVDEIYNDEVAGVYGLEKGMVVIMIHSGSRGCGHQVCSDYLRVMDKAYKNHQIDLADRQLACAPFDSKEAQDYLKAMYAAANYAWANRQMMTHWIRETFEDILGESAKDMGMDIVYDVAHNIAKQETHKFKGNDMKLVVHRKGATRAFGPGSEEIPEKYRKVGQPVLIPGTMGTASYVLHGTQTAMEETFGSTAHGAGRVLSRSQAKKDYKPEEIKNNLAANGVKIRATTENVIAEEAPGAYKDVDSVVKISDSTGIAKLVAKVKPLAVTKG, encoded by the coding sequence ATGGGTATTAAAGATAAAATTAAAAAAGTTAGAGATAACGTCTATGAGGTTCCAGGAAGTGTTAATAAAAAAATGAGGGCTTCTGGAAGATTGTATCTTGATGATGAAAGTTTTGAAGCTTTAGAAGATGGAGCTATTGATCAGATTGTAAACATTGCATGTCTTCCAGGTGTTCACAGATATGCAATAGGCTTGCCTGATATTCATTTTGGATATGGATTTCCAATAGGTGGTGTAGCAGCATTCAGTGAAAAAAACGGAATTGTATCTCCTGGAGGAGTAGGTTTTGATATTAACTGTGGAGTCAGGTTAATAAAAACCAATCTTAAACAATCTGACATTGAAGACAAACTTGATGAATTAATTGAAGCATTGTTTAAAAATATTCCGTCTGGTGTAGGAAGCAAAGGAAAAATCAAGCTTAAAGAAAATGAAATAGATGATGTTTTAAATTTTGGAGCAGAGTGGGCTGTAGAAAATGGCTATGGATGGGAAGAAGATCTTGAAGTTTTAGAAGAAAACGGAAGAATCAAAGAAGCTGACTCAACTAAGGTCAGTGACAAAGCTAAAAGAAGAGGAATACCTCAATTAGGTTCTTTAGGTTCTGGAAATCACTTTTTAGAAATTCAGGTTGTTGATGAAATCTATAATGATGAAGTAGCTGGTGTATATGGTCTTGAAAAAGGAATGGTTGTAATTATGATTCACAGCGGCTCAAGAGGTTGCGGACACCAGGTCTGTTCTGATTATTTGAGAGTAATGGATAAAGCTTATAAAAATCACCAAATTGATCTTGCAGACAGACAGTTGGCTTGTGCACCATTCGATTCAAAAGAAGCTCAGGACTATTTGAAAGCTATGTATGCAGCAGCCAATTATGCATGGGCAAACAGACAAATGATGACTCATTGGATAAGGGAAACCTTTGAAGACATTTTAGGAGAATCAGCTAAAGATATGGGAATGGATATTGTTTATGATGTAGCTCACAACATTGCTAAACAGGAAACACACAAATTCAAAGGCAATGACATGAAATTGGTAGTCCACAGAAAAGGAGCTACCCGTGCATTTGGACCGGGAAGTGAAGAGATTCCTGAAAAATACAGGAAAGTTGGTCAGCCTGTGTTAATTCCGGGAACAATGGGAACAGCATCTTATGTATTGCATGGAACACAAACAGCAATGGAAGAAACATTCGGATCCACTGCACATGGTGCCGGAAGGGTTTTATCAAGATCACAGGCTAAAAAAGACTACAAGCCTGAAGAAATCAAAAACAATTTAGCTGCAAATGGTGTTAAAATCAGAGCTACAACTGAAAATGTAATCGCTGAAGAAGCACCGGGCGCATACAAAGATGTGGACAGCGTAGTTAAAATATCTGACAGTACAGGAATAGCTAAACTTGTTGCAAAAGTAAAACCATTAGCTGTTACAAAAGGATAA